In the genome of Pichia kudriavzevii chromosome 4, complete sequence, one region contains:
- a CDS encoding uncharacterized protein (PKUD0D04300; similar to Saccharomyces cerevisiae YPR153W; ancestral locus Anc_3.500): protein MVSAPVGYQRPSFPSLYWPVGPKAKEFDEADLYHFKDIWLFTTAWSIIFMTGLYTAAAGLLLITHYAGSYKHPTFMRSSEVLSEEGIRNRNIEMKSFNYNLIDRTTSGAGYGHRFVKSLFSGNTKLLVLAVATYIFSGAFLGFFSGSMVGLLIAAVYNSAQFRVTPWIPFVFSLIIMLFNIASSYSFTVSYL, encoded by the coding sequence ATGGTTTCTGCACCAGTGGGATACCAGAGGCCGTCATTTCCCTCATTATACTGGCCAGTGGGTCCAAAGGCAAAAGAGTTTGATGAAGCAGACCTTTATCATTTTAAAGACATTTGGTTGTTTACAACAGCATGGTCGATAATCTTTATGACGGGGTTGTATACGGCAGCAGCAGGTTTGCTCCTCATCACCCACTATGCGGGCTCATATAAACATCCAACGTTTATGAGGAGCTCAGAAGTTTTAAGTGAAGAAGGCATTAGGAATAGGaatattgaaatgaaaagtttcaattATAATCTTATAGATAGAACCACGAGTGGTGCAGGGTATGGCCACCGGTTTGTTaaatctttgttttcaggAAATACAAAGCTATTAGTTCTTGCTGTTGCTACATATATTTTTAGTGGTGCATTTTTAGGCTTTTTCTCCGGATCTATGGTTGGATTGTTAATTGCTGCGGTTTATAATTCGGCTCAATTCAGAGTAACGCCATGGATCCCGTTTGTTTTTTCGTTAATTATCATGTTATTCAATATAGCAAGTTCTTACTCTTTTACGGTTTCATATCTCTGA
- a CDS encoding uncharacterized protein (PKUD0D04310; similar to Saccharomyces cerevisiae YMR276W (DSK2); ancestral locus Anc_8.837) has translation MSEFTITIKMTGDKKHEVTVSPEMTVLQLKEKIASDLDISVDRQRLIFSGKVLKDNDTLDVYKIKQGHSIHLVKGAAKSTSQPPQPLSTETNTTNTTGNNPSTSAVPSNIESGQGAFNPLAGLTDARYAGYNIPMPTMDQLGFGADGMQLPPENQLEQMMDNPLFQESMRSMLSNPQMLDYMIQQSPQLRAMGPAARELLQSDYVKNMLTNPQAMRSMMEMQRAMGGIGATGANTNFPSPGNPSDSNTANTDSPRNSTSNSSGSSVPSNPFASLFGAGVPGAGLGGNPFLANPNLMNLFGGASTGTGSTAPSASDTRPPEEVYATQLRQLNDMGFFDFDRNIAALKRSGGSVEGAIEMLLNGSV, from the coding sequence ATGTCTGAGTTTACAATTACCATTAAAATGACGGGGGACAAGAAACACGAAGTTACAGTTTCCCCGGAAATGACCGTTCTGCAACTCAAGGAAAAGATTGCTTCTGATTTGGACATTTCCGTAGACCGTCAACGCCTCATCTTCTCAGGTAAGGTGTTAAAAGATAATGACACTCTTGATGTCTACAAAATTAAGCAAGGACATTCGATCCATTTAGTCAAAGGTGCCGCAAAGTCAACCTCACAACCACCTCAGCCTCTCTCAACAGAAACTAACACCACCAATACAACGGGGAATAATCCTTCAACTTCGGCTGTTCCGTCAAATATTGAATCAGGTCAAGGCGCGTTCAATCCGTTGGCCGGCTTAACAGATGCGAGATATGCAGGTTACAATATTCCAATGCCAACTATGGATCAACTTGGTTTTGGTGCTGATGGCATGCAATTACCTCCTGAAAACCAATTGGAACAAATGATGGACAATCCTTTGTTTCAAGAAAGTATGAGATCGATGCTTTCAAATCCTCAAATGTTGGACTATATGATACAACAGTCACCTCAATTGAGAGCTATGGGTCCAGCTGCCAGGGAATTATTGCAATCGGATTATGTCAAAAACATGCTGACAAACCCTCAGGCAATGAGGAGTATGATGGAGATGCAGAGAGCCATGGGTGGCATAGGTGCCACTGGGGCAAACACAAACTTCCCATCACCCGGAAATCCATCTGACTCTAACACTGCAAACACGGATTCGCCACGtaattcaacttcaaacTCTTCAGGTTCCTCTGTACCAAGCAATCCATTTGCGTCACTATTTGGAGCAGGTGTTCCTGGAGCAGGTTTAGGAGGTAATCCCTTTTTGGCAAATCCTAATTTAATGAATCTCTTTGGTGGTGCCAGTACTGGTACTGGTTCAACTGCACCTTCTGCTTCCGATACAAGGCCTCCAGAAGAAGTCTATGCAACACAATTACGTCAATTAAACGATATGGGCTTCTTTGACTTCGACCGTAACATTGCCGCATTGAAACGTAGCGGTGGATCTGTGGAAGGTGCTATTGAAATGTTGCTAAACGGCTCTGTTTAA
- a CDS encoding uncharacterized protein (PKUD0D04320; Pfam Domains: ADH_N(2.4e-32)|ADH_zinc_N(1.2e-24)), with product MPQELKEIRAIGVLDFNDWTNPKEFTYKPQELRPYDVEIKVEACGICGSDIHAANGDWGQPYTPLAVGHEIVGTVVNAGPDARFKIGDRVGVGAECDSCHTCTRCTEGHQNTCKKQVGTYLGVYPSGQPTQGGYASHVRVNSEFAFKIPENMKSEDVAPLLCGGITGFRPLMTAGVKKGTKVGVNGIGGIGHMTILFAKALGAEVTAISRTYAKKELASSLGADHYVATSDKKAMEEHMDTLELIVNTGSSFSEGAIQDVLSLLRAYGHMTFITAPPVSEKLTIDPMFFLFNNISIGGSVTGSPSDIEYMLEVASKNNIKPMIETIDISEENVKTAWERMVKGDVRFRFVLTGYDKYFK from the coding sequence TAAGACCTTATGATGTGGAAATCAAGGTGGAGGCATGTGGTATCTGTGGATCAGATATCCATGCTGCCAACGGAGACTGGGGCCAGCCATACACTCCGCTTGCAGTTGGACATGAAATCGTTGGTACTGTAGTGAATGCGGGCCCGGACGCTAGATTTAAGATTGGTGACAGAGTTGGTGTTGGTGCAGAATGTGATTCATGCCACACGTGTACAAGATGTACCGAAGGCCATCAAAATACATGCAAGAAGCAGGTAGGCACCTACCTTGGCGTGTATCCATCTGGCCAACCTACACAAGGTGGATATGCTTCGCATGTCAGAGTCAACTCTGAGTTTGCGTTCAAGATTCCAGAGAACATGAAGTCGGAAGACGTTGCACCATTGTTGTGTGGTGGTATTACAGGCTTCAGACCGTTGATGACGGCTGGAGTGAAGAAGGGCACGAAGGTTGGTGTGAACGGTATCGGAGGTATTGGACACATGACGATCCTATTTGCCAAGGCTTTAGGTGCCGAGGTCACAGCAATATCCAGGACATATGCAAAGAAGGAGTTGGCATCGAGCTTGGGAGCAGACCACTATGTTGCGACATCGGACAAGAAGGCAATGGAGGAGCACATGGACACGTTGGAGTTGATTGTCAACACGGGTTCGTCGTTCTCGGAAGGAGCGATTCAGGACGTGTTGTCCTTGTTGAGAGCCTACGGACACATGACATTCATCACTGCACCACCTGTTAGTGAGAAGCTCACCATTGATCCAATGTTCTTTttattcaacaacatctcGATTGGTGGTTCGGTTACTGGTTCTCCTAGCGATATTGAGTACATGTTGGAAGTTGCatccaaaaacaacatcaagCCAATGATTGAGACAATTGACATTTCTGAGGAGAATGTCAAGACTGCATGGGAGAGGATGGTTAAGGGTGATGTTAGATTCAGGTTTGTCTTGACTGGTTATGATAAATATTTTAAATAG
- a CDS encoding uncharacterized protein (PKUD0D04290; similar to Saccharomyces cerevisiae YIL046W (MET30); ancestral locus Anc_7.231), translated as MKLHFSRFSKCLPSLQQINDYFILPIGFSTKPFYLYPKMKSRMQYLQRSCLEGVFPDPSSLENQAQESVQEDQNKVPHSTQNINALEVPITELDTKTGKPLAETKSDAGIADSSCKHALDLHKHGDDNMKSPRKKSKVDSTLQVFNMDTKYCYRHNPRIRCNKMADKKQLTEIQNKLETFSRSDQQTITSVWSTFANASSSQRSLILQGLIAQCCFPQLSLISHEISHLLKIDFLEMLPGELALKILCYLDCQSLCNAAQVSTKWKQLADDDRVWRYMCEQHIDRKCPQCGWGLPLMAVQKLQENSKSSRRFSDGEDTASQPQFLAVSSSVPQCPTLAPASTALVDGSSNGNPTCAPYKVLRKKRPWKAVYSERYTVERHWRKGYYSVRTFEGHKDGVLCCQYDNKNLLLTGSYDATVKIWDANTGKLIRTLKGHTLGVKSLIFDDHKLITGSLDSTIKVWNLKTGECISTYPGHREGVISVDYICKLIVSGSADKTIKVWHVDTRTCYTLRGHTDWVTCVKIHSKSRTLFSASDDSTIKLWDLDTNQCIATFGGIENGGHTAQVQCVIPFSYSDEITTDANVNEKDNSRNNHGEDGGAGDNDDDDDDDDDDDDDDDNEHDEDNDDGVDETPLEKFVKTRANLPNYILTASLDNTIKLWDVKTGKCVRTQFGHIEGVWSISADTFRIVSGSHDKSIKIWDLQNGQCMHTLTNASSVTCVGLGDSRIVCGLENGEVKMYCFDCPDP; from the coding sequence ATGAAGTTACATTTCTCCAGGTTTTCTAAATGCCTACCTTCTCTACAGCAGATAAACGACTACTTCATTCTGCCTATTGGCTTCTCAACTAAACCGTTTTATCTGTACCCCAAAATGAAATCGAGAATGCAATACTTACAGCGAAGCTGTCTTGAAGGTGTGTTCCCAGATCCGTCATCGCTTGAAAACCAGGCGCAAGAAAGCGTTCAAGAGGATCAAAACAAAGTGCCACATTCTACACAAAATATAAACGCATTAGAAGTACCTATAACCGAACTAGATACAAAAACAGGCAAACCTTTGGCCGAGACCAAATCAGATGCTGGAATTGCGGATAGTTCATGTAAACATGCTCTAGATTTGCATAAACACGGTGATGATAATATGAAGTCTcccagaaaaaaatcaaaggtTGATTCTACATTGCAGGTGTTTAATATGGACACGAAATACTGCTACCGTCATAACCCAAGAATAAGGTGCAACAAAATGGCGGACAAAAAGCAACTCACTGAGATCCAGAATAAACtagaaacattttcaagGTCGGACCAGCAAACAATTACTAGTGTTTGGTCCACCTTTGCCAACGCATCTAGCAGTCAGCGTTCGCTCATTTTACAAGGGCTTATTGCACAATGTTGCTTTCCGCAACTTTCTCTTATATCTCACGAAATCTCACATTTGCTTAAGATCGATTTCCTTGAAATGTTACCGGGTGAATTGGCTTTAAAGATCTTATGTTACTTAGACTGTCAGTCACTTTGTAATGCGGCACAAGTATCGACCAAATGGAAGCAATTGGCAGATGATGATCGTGTTTGGAGATACATGTGTGAACAGCACATTGATAGGAAATGTCCTCAGTGTGGTTGGGGGCTACCTTTAATGGCTGTTCAGAAATTGCAAGAGAACTCAAAAAGTAGCAGAAGGTTTTCGGATGGGGAAGACACTGCATCTCAACCTCAATTTTTGGCAGTAAGTTCGTCAGTGCCACAGTGCCCTACACTGGCACCAGCATCAACTGCTTTGGTAGATGGTAGCAGCAATGGCAATCCTACGTGTGCACCTTATAAAGTCctgaggaagaagaggcCGTGGAAAGCGGTTTATTCAGAGAGATACACCGTTGAGAGACATTGGAGGAAGGGCTACTATTCTGTCAGAACCTTTGAAGGTCATAAAGATGGTGTTTTATGTTGTCAGTACGATAATAAAAATTTATTACTTACAGGTTCGTATGATGCAACTGTTAAGATTTGGGACGCAAATACTGGTAAACTCATTCGGACTTTAAAAGGACATACTCTTGGAGTCAAGTCCCTTATTTTTGACGACCATAAGCTAATAACGGGAAGTTTGGATTCCACCATCAAGGTGTGGAATCTTAAAACTGGAGAATGCATATCTACTTATCCAGGCCATAGAGAAGGAGTTATCAGTGTTGATTACATTTGCAAATTGATTGTTAGTGGAAGTGCTGataaaacaataaaagTCTGGCACGTTGATACCAGGACTTGTTACACACTAAGAGGACACACAGATTGGGTTACTTGTGTCAAAATTCACAGTAAAAGCAGGACTTTGTTTAGTGCAAGTGATGATTCCACTATTAAATTATGGGATTTAGATACCAATCAATGCATTGCCACATTTGGCggtattgaaaatggtggaCATACAGCCCAAGTTCAATGTGTTATTCCATTCTCATACTCTGATGAAATAACAACTGATGCcaatgtcaatgaaaaGGACAATTCTAGAAATAACCATGGTGAAGATGGTGGTGCGGGagataatgatgatgatgatgatgatgatgatgatgatgatgatgatgatgataatgagCATGATGAGgataatgatgatggtgtCGATGAAACACCATTAGAGAAATTCGTTAAAACCCGTGCCAATCTTCCGAACTACATTTTAACTGCATCTTTAGATAACACCATTAAATTATGGGACGTTAAAACTGGAAAATGTGTCAGAACCCAATTTGGTCATATTGAAGGTGTATGGTCTATTTCTGCAGATACATTTAGAATTGTTAGTGGTTCTCATGATAAAAGCATAAAGATTTGGGATCTTCAAAATGGACAATGTATGCATACTTTAACTAATGCAAGTTCCGTCACCTGTGTAGGATTAGGTGATTCTAGGATTGTATGTGGTCTAGAAAATGGTGAAGTCAAAATGTATTGCTTTGACTGCCCTGATCCATAA